From a single Salinirussus salinus genomic region:
- a CDS encoding alkaline phosphatase family protein, whose translation MTTVVLGLDGAAFELIQEWTDSGHLPNLRRLISEGAAMDMQSWLPPVTCPNWRCYASGINPGKLGVFWWERVNREEHSIESINSSEQFDGGEYWDLLDGKVSIINFPTGSPPSKVNGEFIAGGPGSEQSGYTHPTELEDQLRINYDYQVHPELLSQLSKYDQKNGCIDEINRLIKQRFQVLEDRLKSGEYTLIHATVFYINVLHHFYWDREVVRSAWEIIDEHIGTLLDNEELDHLFVMSDHGSNRIEIEFNINTWLEEEGYLVRQTGASDVMKRLGITRDRIRPLLNRFRIEWLLRRIVPSEVQDLLPDSEGRVKRSAKGQLIDWGESTAIASGQGPLYVIADSPSKRQSVQEDLIEKLDRLRDPQGNLVIKQALQAESVYKGPYTSDGPDILLNQSTNVHINGGIGVDQVFGRPKTWTGENKDTGLFIAYGPEINPEVELDDLRITDLAPTLLKFHDASIPKAMDGKPRHELFSEEAEMHSRKSRVKDIKWVEADTGTTRNTNGAVYKRLSDLGYVNE comes from the coding sequence ATGACAACTGTAGTGCTTGGACTGGACGGGGCGGCTTTCGAGTTGATACAGGAGTGGACTGATTCCGGACACTTACCAAATCTGCGGAGGCTTATTTCGGAAGGTGCAGCGATGGACATGCAAAGCTGGCTTCCACCAGTGACCTGTCCAAACTGGCGGTGTTATGCCAGTGGAATCAATCCCGGAAAGCTCGGGGTATTCTGGTGGGAGCGAGTCAACAGAGAGGAACATTCTATCGAGTCAATTAATTCGTCCGAACAGTTCGACGGCGGCGAGTACTGGGACCTGCTTGACGGAAAGGTATCCATTATAAACTTCCCAACAGGATCGCCGCCTTCCAAGGTGAACGGAGAGTTCATCGCTGGAGGTCCGGGCAGCGAACAGTCGGGATACACGCATCCTACGGAGCTAGAGGATCAACTCCGCATCAATTATGACTACCAAGTACACCCCGAACTGTTATCACAATTATCAAAATACGATCAAAAAAACGGCTGTATCGACGAGATTAACCGCCTGATCAAGCAGCGGTTCCAGGTGCTTGAGGATCGACTTAAATCTGGCGAGTATACCCTGATCCACGCAACGGTATTCTACATTAATGTTCTGCATCATTTCTACTGGGACCGTGAGGTTGTCCGCAGCGCATGGGAGATAATTGATGAACATATCGGGACACTGCTGGACAACGAAGAACTGGACCACTTATTCGTAATGTCGGACCACGGATCTAACCGGATCGAAATCGAATTTAACATCAACACATGGCTCGAAGAAGAGGGATACTTAGTTCGACAGACAGGGGCGAGTGACGTGATGAAGCGACTCGGGATAACCCGAGACCGTATCCGTCCTCTTTTGAATCGGTTCCGTATTGAGTGGCTGTTACGGCGGATCGTCCCGTCTGAGGTTCAAGACCTCTTGCCGGATTCTGAGGGGCGGGTCAAGCGAAGTGCTAAGGGGCAGCTGATCGACTGGGGAGAATCTACTGCAATAGCTAGCGGACAGGGACCGCTGTATGTAATCGCGGATTCTCCATCGAAACGACAAAGTGTGCAAGAGGATCTCATTGAGAAACTCGATAGGCTTCGAGATCCCCAGGGGAATCTCGTGATTAAACAGGCACTGCAGGCCGAGTCCGTCTACAAAGGACCCTACACCAGCGATGGGCCGGACATTCTATTGAACCAATCTACAAACGTCCATATTAACGGTGGTATCGGCGTAGATCAGGTGTTCGGAAGGCCCAAGACATGGACAGGTGAAAACAAAGATACAGGACTATTTATTGCATATGGGCCAGAAATCAACCCAGAAGTAGAACTTGATGACCTCCGTATAACCGACCTCGCACCGACATTGTTGAAATTTCACGACGCGTCAATTCCTAAAGCCATGGATGGCAAGCCACGACATGAACTCTTCTCCGAGGAGGCAGAAATGCATTCACGCAAGTCACGAGTCAAGGACATCAAGTGGGTTGAAGCAGACACTGGAACCACCCGCAACACCAACGGGGCCGTCTACAAAAGATTGTCCGACCTCGGATACGTTAATGAATGA
- a CDS encoding HTH domain-containing protein, whose translation MPRTPETTPDDVLAVFEESEDLVLTASEIGELLDVSRRTALRKLETLEEQDRVKRKDVGARAVVWWVVGDT comes from the coding sequence ATGCCCCGCACACCAGAGACGACACCAGACGATGTCCTCGCCGTCTTCGAGGAGAGCGAGGATCTTGTTTTGACTGCCAGTGAAATTGGAGAGCTACTCGATGTTTCACGTCGAACCGCACTCAGGAAACTCGAAACCTTGGAGGAGCAGGACAGGGTCAAGCGGAAAGACGTCGGGGCCCGAGCGGTCGTCTGGTGGGTCGTCGGAGACACCTGA
- a CDS encoding VirB4 family type IV secretion system protein, with the protein MIRDLLPGRGTTENGTDPEDPDSSAEHEDEDNVQGESGDRGAASTDATLNVDYEATGTSLGEVPDIHKTIVSPSGLTEQASAVQTEGGWAQTVWVGEFPDAPADGFLEPLYAAAETRETDISIHIDPRDTQATLNSLENKIEDLEADNEYLQEKHRASARGVQRDLEDHQEMYDVLRNTAMQAFDVSMYLTVRGDTKEELATDAVATTGRQAPTNLTPIVPRLAQLQAFTAASPVACDECTETLNSQTPMLGGAVGAMFPFVAGAFAEPGIEYGTYALNASPLILDRFERDTGYCAMVIGRLGAGKSFATKLRLLRRAMFDEETLIIMLDPMRGFASVAEALGAERVTVGGRRGLNPLEIQPTPEDVLGAVKDIDPWGEQITWVMTFFGTFFDHVADHSLGERSQTLRRAVQEAYDSRGITRDPSTHGRESPTIQDVIAVLEGMADEPESYGYVTDGEQTAVRRDAQSLLKDLRPSFREDGELANLAKQSEFELSSKALYLDLHQEEGAQGRAETSLMMQVLFNSVYERAKQTEKKVVFCIDEAHYLMNDAVSLDFLETAVRHSRHFELSLEFITQTGGEFTLTPEAQTIANLCSVTVLHRVNEEGEKIGQWFDLNDRQVDWVKTAKPGKEEEGYSEALVGIDQEGWFPVRVRASDAEARVIDGQGQNRAGASSEALDGGKDEESTDSLDQGSRRNGAATGSRRVNRRR; encoded by the coding sequence ATGATTCGGGACTTACTCCCCGGGAGGGGCACGACCGAGAATGGTACAGACCCGGAAGACCCTGATTCGAGCGCGGAACACGAGGATGAGGATAATGTACAGGGGGAGTCCGGGGACAGAGGGGCAGCGTCGACAGACGCGACGCTGAACGTCGACTACGAAGCGACCGGGACATCACTCGGTGAGGTTCCCGACATCCACAAGACGATCGTCTCGCCCTCGGGGCTCACAGAGCAAGCCAGTGCGGTCCAGACCGAGGGTGGCTGGGCACAGACCGTCTGGGTCGGGGAGTTCCCTGACGCGCCTGCTGATGGCTTTCTGGAGCCACTGTATGCTGCGGCGGAGACACGAGAGACGGACATCAGCATCCACATCGACCCGCGGGACACGCAGGCGACGCTGAACTCCCTCGAGAACAAGATCGAGGACTTGGAGGCCGACAACGAGTACCTCCAGGAGAAACACCGGGCGAGTGCCCGGGGTGTCCAGCGCGACCTCGAGGACCACCAGGAGATGTACGACGTCCTCCGGAACACTGCGATGCAAGCCTTCGACGTCTCGATGTATCTGACTGTCCGCGGCGATACGAAAGAGGAGCTTGCCACCGATGCCGTGGCCACGACCGGGCGCCAGGCACCGACCAACCTGACACCGATCGTTCCGCGGCTGGCACAGTTGCAGGCCTTTACAGCCGCGAGTCCGGTGGCGTGTGACGAGTGTACCGAGACACTCAACAGTCAGACGCCGATGCTCGGTGGGGCCGTAGGTGCGATGTTTCCCTTCGTGGCTGGAGCCTTCGCCGAGCCCGGTATCGAGTACGGGACCTACGCGTTGAACGCGAGTCCACTCATCCTCGACCGCTTCGAGCGGGACACGGGGTACTGTGCGATGGTTATCGGGCGCCTGGGTGCGGGGAAGTCGTTCGCGACGAAATTGCGGTTATTGCGCCGAGCGATGTTCGACGAGGAGACGCTCATCATCATGCTCGACCCGATGCGGGGGTTCGCGAGCGTGGCCGAAGCGCTCGGTGCCGAGCGTGTCACCGTCGGTGGCCGCCGGGGATTGAATCCTCTGGAGATCCAGCCGACACCCGAGGACGTGCTCGGAGCGGTGAAGGACATCGACCCGTGGGGCGAGCAGATCACCTGGGTGATGACCTTCTTCGGGACGTTTTTCGACCACGTGGCAGACCACTCTCTCGGCGAGCGCAGTCAGACGCTGCGGCGGGCTGTGCAAGAAGCGTATGACTCTCGCGGGATCACCCGCGACCCGTCGACGCATGGTCGGGAATCGCCGACCATCCAGGACGTGATTGCTGTGCTGGAGGGAATGGCCGACGAGCCGGAATCCTATGGCTACGTCACTGACGGCGAGCAGACGGCTGTCCGGCGGGATGCCCAATCGTTGCTGAAGGATTTGCGGCCGTCCTTCCGTGAGGATGGTGAGTTGGCCAACCTCGCGAAACAATCCGAGTTCGAGCTCTCCTCAAAAGCCCTCTACCTGGACTTGCATCAAGAGGAGGGTGCCCAGGGGCGGGCGGAGACGAGTCTCATGATGCAGGTGTTGTTCAACAGTGTCTACGAGCGCGCCAAACAGACCGAGAAGAAGGTCGTCTTCTGTATTGACGAAGCCCACTATCTGATGAACGACGCCGTCTCGCTGGACTTCCTGGAGACGGCCGTCCGGCACAGCCGGCATTTCGAGTTGAGTCTGGAGTTCATCACCCAGACCGGTGGGGAATTCACGCTGACGCCGGAAGCACAGACGATCGCCAATCTCTGTTCGGTGACGGTGTTGCATCGGGTCAACGAGGAGGGCGAGAAAATTGGCCAGTGGTTCGACCTGAACGACCGGCAAGTGGATTGGGTGAAGACAGCGAAGCCCGGCAAGGAAGAGGAGGGGTACTCAGAGGCGTTGGTCGGGATCGACCAGGAGGGGTGGTTCCCGGTGAGAGTTCGGGCGAGTGATGCCGAGGCGCGAGTAATCGACGGGCAGGGTCAGAATCGGGCAGGGGCGTCTTCGGAGGCATTGGATGGTGGGAAGGACGAGGAGTCGACTGACAGCCTTGATCAGGGAAGCAGACGGAACGGAGCCGCGACTGGCTCGCGTAGAGTGAACCGCAGACGGTAG